A single region of the Photobacterium sanguinicancri genome encodes:
- a CDS encoding class I SAM-dependent methyltransferase, with the protein MHKEAVVAGQAVYTKKVLSIYDLWVLGFSNHYLWKCPTTLIGRKFEELVSINHLDVGVGTGYYLKNHLSQVERRVGLVDLNENSLDSTANAIQHFKPEIYRANVLEPLSLGCDKFDSISINYLLHCLPGSFSEKGVIFEYLKEVLNDGGILFGSTILGQGVPKNMFAEKLMNFYNSKGIFSNSNDDLSTLKLALEKNFSNVNIHVVGCVALFSGINKS; encoded by the coding sequence ATGCATAAAGAAGCGGTAGTCGCCGGACAGGCAGTTTACACAAAGAAAGTACTTTCAATTTATGATTTGTGGGTGTTAGGATTTTCTAACCATTACTTATGGAAGTGCCCAACAACATTGATAGGTCGGAAATTTGAAGAGCTTGTTTCAATAAACCATCTCGATGTTGGCGTTGGAACAGGATATTATTTGAAAAATCACTTATCACAGGTTGAAAGAAGAGTTGGCCTAGTTGATTTAAATGAAAATAGCTTGGATTCAACAGCAAATGCCATTCAGCATTTCAAGCCAGAAATTTATCGAGCTAATGTTTTGGAACCTTTATCACTAGGCTGTGATAAATTTGATTCAATTAGCATTAATTATTTACTGCACTGCCTTCCTGGTTCATTTTCAGAAAAAGGTGTTATTTTTGAATACCTAAAAGAGGTGCTAAATGATGGTGGGATACTCTTTGGTAGTACAATACTTGGCCAAGGAGTACCAAAAAATATGTTTGCTGAAAAACTAATGAATTTCTACAATAGTAAGGGTATTTTCAGTAACTCTAATGATGATTTATCAACATTAAAGCTGGCGTTAGAAAAGAACTTTTCAAATGTGAATATTCATGTTGTTGGCTGCGTTGCACTTTTTTCTGGAATTAATAAATCATAA
- a CDS encoding lipase family alpha/beta hydrolase has product MLPLSSYGSTSATGASQKGYTATKYPIVLVHGLFGFDTLAGIDYFYGIPQALSKSGAKVYVAQISATNSTELRGEQLLAQVQNVLAITGADKVNLIGHSHGGPTARYVASVSPELVASVTSIGGVNKGSRIADIARGTIPEGSIPESVAVKLAEGLVSLINLLSGGGDLPQDPLASLAALTTQGSLQFNQKYPEGVPVTECGEGDYVAANGVYYYSWTGTRNFTNALDPTDAAMVVLGLAFDEPNDGLVGQCSTHLGKVIRNDYKMNHLDEINGLLGVTHLFETAPTTLYRQHANRLQLQGL; this is encoded by the coding sequence ATGTTACCGCTATCAAGCTACGGCAGCACGAGTGCTACAGGAGCTAGTCAAAAAGGCTATACCGCGACTAAATACCCGATTGTGTTGGTACATGGTTTATTTGGTTTTGATACGTTAGCGGGTATTGATTACTTTTATGGTATTCCCCAAGCCTTATCCAAGAGCGGCGCAAAAGTGTATGTTGCGCAAATTTCAGCGACCAATAGTACAGAACTGCGTGGTGAGCAATTACTGGCGCAAGTACAAAATGTATTAGCAATAACAGGGGCAGATAAAGTCAATTTGATTGGCCATAGTCATGGTGGACCTACTGCGCGTTATGTTGCGTCTGTTTCGCCTGAGCTCGTTGCATCGGTAACAAGTATTGGGGGAGTGAACAAAGGTTCACGTATTGCAGATATTGCGCGAGGGACCATTCCTGAAGGCTCGATTCCTGAAAGCGTTGCTGTGAAATTAGCAGAAGGATTAGTTTCGCTGATTAACTTGCTTTCTGGCGGCGGAGATTTACCACAAGATCCATTAGCGTCGCTGGCTGCGTTAACAACCCAAGGTTCATTGCAGTTCAATCAGAAATACCCAGAAGGTGTGCCAGTAACCGAGTGTGGTGAAGGCGATTATGTTGCGGCTAATGGCGTTTATTACTATTCGTGGACAGGTACCCGTAACTTTACCAATGCGTTAGATCCAACTGACGCAGCGATGGTGGTGTTAGGGTTAGCGTTTGATGAACCCAATGACGGTCTTGTCGGGCAGTGTAGTACGCATCTAGGGAAAGTGATTCGTAATGATTACAAGATGAATCACCTCGATGAAATAAACGGCCTATTAGGTGTTACTCATTTGTTCGAGACAGCGCCAACGACTTTGTATCGTCAGCACGCTAACCGCTTACAACTTCAGGGACTCTAA
- a CDS encoding lipase secretion chaperone has product MKKTVLSLLCIVGVACAVYFNLESPTKITEVQVHSQQDTDIDKDSARDTFDYFLAGLGEEDLKTLKANFLRFNQEQAEGYQLDEDLFKRFIEYRAALADLESGAFQNLDFNALQQLDDQLLALQLRYFSAAEQQTLFANENTMRQLALMQLRLKEQFQDKEAYQQAWQQELDQLSPDLQQGYRNASLLTEIHDTEALDDQNRYLQQQALVGTEAADRLEQLRTDRKAFQLKLDNYLALRAEISADHNLDADAQLTAIDELRHQTFSADQQRRVRALESMDNSPKS; this is encoded by the coding sequence ATGAAAAAGACCGTACTGTCGCTATTATGCATTGTTGGAGTTGCCTGTGCGGTCTATTTCAACCTTGAGTCGCCGACCAAAATCACTGAAGTTCAAGTTCACTCACAACAAGATACCGATATAGATAAAGATTCGGCGCGTGATACATTTGATTACTTTCTAGCAGGGCTTGGCGAAGAAGACTTGAAGACATTAAAAGCGAATTTCTTGCGCTTCAATCAAGAACAGGCTGAGGGTTATCAGCTTGATGAGGATTTATTTAAACGCTTTATTGAATATCGTGCTGCCTTAGCTGATCTTGAATCGGGCGCTTTTCAAAACCTCGATTTTAACGCCTTGCAGCAACTCGATGATCAGTTACTTGCTTTACAACTGAGGTATTTTTCAGCCGCAGAACAGCAAACTTTGTTTGCGAATGAAAATACGATGCGTCAACTTGCGCTTATGCAGTTGAGATTAAAAGAACAATTCCAAGATAAAGAGGCCTATCAACAAGCGTGGCAACAAGAGCTTGATCAGCTCTCGCCAGATTTACAGCAAGGCTATCGTAATGCCAGCCTACTAACAGAAATTCATGATACCGAAGCATTAGATGATCAAAATCGATATTTGCAGCAGCAAGCATTAGTCGGAACTGAGGCCGCAGATAGACTGGAACAACTTCGTACTGATCGTAAAGCCTTTCAACTCAAGCTTGATAACTATTTAGCGCTTCGTGCTGAAATTTCCGCGGATCACAACCTTGATGCAGACGCACAGCTGACTGCAATTGACGAACTTCGCCATCAGACATTTTCTGCTGACCAACAGCGTCGTGTACGAGCCTTAGAATCGATGGATAATTCCCCTAAGAGTTAG
- a CDS encoding bifunctional helix-turn-helix domain-containing protein/methylated-DNA--[protein]-cysteine S-methyltransferase, producing the protein MSNSEIHRHYHVVEQAINFIHRNFERQPTLAEIAQSVYMSEHHLQRVFSEWAGISPKRFLQVVTKQAALDALKQTRNLMEASQSVGLSGTSRLHDLMVTCEAMTPGEIKKGGEGVSIQYGVAVTPFDEAVIAWTDRGICFLQFTDHHAKTVIDELYQQWPNGTFEVNSEQAQEYSDTIFSVEPDKKLARGKIHLVLKGTNFQVKVWEAMINTHSGQQLSYSQVAQLMGSPKASRAVGTALANNTIGYLIPCHRVIKSNGELGNYRWRPDRKAAILAWENATQNE; encoded by the coding sequence GTGAGTAATTCAGAGATCCATCGTCATTACCATGTCGTTGAGCAAGCGATAAACTTTATTCATCGCAATTTTGAACGTCAGCCAACCCTGGCTGAAATTGCACAATCTGTTTATATGAGCGAGCATCATTTACAACGGGTATTTTCGGAATGGGCAGGGATCTCGCCTAAGCGTTTTTTGCAGGTTGTGACCAAACAAGCGGCATTAGATGCATTAAAACAAACCCGAAACTTAATGGAAGCAAGCCAATCAGTAGGCTTATCGGGTACCAGTCGATTACACGATTTGATGGTGACGTGTGAAGCCATGACGCCCGGTGAAATCAAAAAAGGCGGGGAAGGGGTCAGTATTCAGTATGGCGTCGCCGTAACACCCTTTGATGAGGCTGTGATTGCGTGGACAGATCGTGGGATTTGCTTTCTTCAATTTACCGATCATCATGCAAAAACCGTTATTGATGAGTTATACCAGCAATGGCCAAACGGGACATTCGAGGTTAATAGTGAACAAGCACAGGAATATAGCGATACCATATTTTCTGTTGAACCGGATAAAAAGTTGGCAAGAGGTAAAATTCATCTAGTGCTGAAAGGCACGAACTTCCAAGTGAAAGTATGGGAGGCGATGATCAATACTCATTCTGGGCAACAATTGTCCTACTCTCAAGTTGCGCAACTCATGGGTTCGCCTAAGGCGTCAAGGGCGGTTGGAACGGCATTGGCCAATAACACGATTGGCTATTTGATCCCGTGCCACCGGGTGATCAAAAGTAATGGTGAACTTGGGAACTACCGTTGGCGACCGGATAGAAAAGCGGCCATTTTGGCATGGGAGAATGCAACTCAAAACGAATAG
- a CDS encoding putative quinol monooxygenase codes for MALTIIANIIAKDDKIDIVKSELIKLINTTRAEEGCINYDLHQDNENPAHFTFYENWTSRELWQTHMANNHLAIYMAETEGAVASFTLNEMTKIG; via the coding sequence ATGGCCCTTACCATTATCGCGAATATTATTGCTAAAGACGATAAGATCGATATTGTGAAATCAGAGCTTATAAAGCTCATCAATACAACACGAGCAGAAGAAGGGTGTATCAATTACGATTTACACCAAGACAATGAAAATCCAGCACATTTTACCTTCTATGAAAACTGGACTTCACGTGAGTTGTGGCAAACACATATGGCTAACAACCACCTCGCCATCTACATGGCTGAAACCGAGGGTGCTGTCGCATCATTTACGTTAAATGAAATGACTAAAATCGGTTAA
- a CDS encoding polysaccharide biosynthesis protein codes for MDKIATQDSPQEDTLTRLKRAFIAGIWATLASISIGFFFKIWLAQWVAKEDLALFHSVVDIISLSLILMTGFRSSMVVSYSQTQNDRDIINIFRFSLITMVLITWGLVIPYIKHELNINVSYFQLVGIIFSMGLKVYFTNLVAMYRLYSISNKVTWLDPLANAVLFLFCFYGVGLNPLSSLFYSMTLSSLAVAGFMYIRRRKEIATKPLSTVQLDPTLINYVKKSFTASLEAGASILMIYITVLLTISHFSIDELGDFQVVVRPIFTYMTMLFVFPIYRFVLPELAVCVRNKQHEQITLIRKWVFKLAFIVSAIFFGIMLMWAKPIVLWVFPAEYIGAVPVLFHFSIFFIFMMLNAYQLAYIKAHGHFTQSLLIRLSGIVSLVIGYYGLSLFTNNIVAIIAALGLGYMMMFILSTIAERKILRQQAQL; via the coding sequence ATGGATAAGATAGCCACACAAGATTCACCACAAGAAGATACGCTAACTCGACTCAAGCGAGCATTTATTGCTGGAATTTGGGCAACGCTCGCCAGCATATCAATAGGTTTTTTCTTTAAAATTTGGCTTGCTCAATGGGTCGCTAAAGAAGATCTCGCACTATTCCATAGTGTGGTAGATATTATTTCCTTGTCACTGATCCTAATGACAGGCTTTCGATCATCTATGGTGGTCAGTTATAGCCAAACCCAAAATGATCGCGACATTATTAATATCTTCCGCTTTAGTTTAATCACTATGGTTCTCATCACTTGGGGGCTAGTGATCCCTTATATTAAACATGAGCTTAATATCAACGTTAGCTATTTTCAGTTGGTTGGGATCATCTTTAGTATGGGGCTAAAGGTCTACTTCACCAACCTTGTAGCCATGTATCGGCTTTACAGCATTTCCAACAAAGTCACCTGGTTAGACCCATTAGCAAATGCCGTACTGTTCTTATTCTGTTTCTACGGTGTCGGGTTAAATCCGCTTTCTTCGCTCTTTTATAGCATGACTCTATCTTCACTCGCCGTTGCTGGATTTATGTATATTCGCCGAAGAAAAGAGATAGCAACCAAACCGCTTTCTACCGTTCAGCTAGATCCAACACTGATCAATTATGTCAAAAAAAGCTTTACGGCCTCGCTCGAAGCAGGCGCCAGTATCTTAATGATATATATCACGGTACTACTGACCATCAGCCATTTTAGTATTGATGAACTCGGTGATTTTCAGGTGGTGGTTCGCCCTATTTTCACCTACATGACCATGTTGTTTGTCTTCCCTATCTACCGTTTTGTGCTGCCAGAACTGGCCGTTTGTGTCCGTAACAAGCAGCATGAACAAATTACATTAATTCGTAAATGGGTATTCAAACTGGCCTTTATTGTCTCAGCCATATTTTTTGGCATCATGCTGATGTGGGCAAAACCAATTGTCCTTTGGGTGTTCCCCGCAGAATATATTGGCGCAGTACCTGTCTTATTTCATTTTTCAATTTTCTTTATTTTCATGATGCTTAACGCATACCAACTCGCCTACATTAAAGCACATGGTCACTTTACACAGAGTCTACTTATTCGCCTAAGTGGTATTGTTAGTTTGGTTATTGGTTATTATGGTTTATCACTCTTTACCAATAATATCGTCGCTATTATTGCAGCGCTAGGATTGGGTTATATGATGATGTTTATCTTATCAACCATCGCTGAACGCAAAATATTGCGACAACAAGCACAGCTGTAG
- a CDS encoding lipoate--protein ligase family protein, with protein sequence MKLTNKLVHYPHIDVARAFEKEDALLQQIQAGDIAQALLLWQAKSPTLVLPAGNKWPVTEQSKQLLAAQGWQLTSRKTGGAPVPQLPGIINLSHIYHWPSKEPYNIQKAYLQLCHVLTLFFKGLGVDVDIHATPGSYCDGDYNLNINKQKVVGTAQRVLLKKGGGQIVLSQACILLDVDLEDIVVPVNFYNQVCGNSTVVDAKVHTPLYSHLLTPPNVDSLFQQLSQAFIKYA encoded by the coding sequence TTGAAGTTAACTAACAAGCTCGTACATTACCCACACATTGATGTTGCTCGTGCTTTTGAAAAAGAAGATGCGTTATTACAGCAAATTCAGGCGGGTGATATCGCGCAAGCCCTATTACTTTGGCAAGCAAAATCACCCACGCTTGTTTTGCCCGCAGGTAATAAATGGCCCGTTACCGAGCAATCTAAACAACTGTTAGCTGCACAAGGCTGGCAACTCACATCACGAAAAACAGGTGGAGCACCTGTTCCCCAATTACCGGGGATCATTAATCTGTCGCACATTTATCATTGGCCCAGCAAGGAACCTTACAATATTCAGAAAGCTTACTTGCAGTTGTGTCATGTTCTAACCCTGTTTTTTAAAGGGCTTGGTGTAGACGTAGATATTCACGCAACACCAGGGTCGTACTGTGATGGTGACTACAACCTTAATATCAATAAACAAAAAGTAGTGGGAACCGCCCAGCGTGTTTTACTCAAAAAAGGCGGTGGGCAAATCGTACTTTCTCAAGCCTGTATTTTGCTTGATGTCGACTTAGAAGACATCGTTGTCCCCGTGAACTTTTATAACCAAGTTTGTGGGAATTCAACTGTGGTTGACGCAAAAGTTCATACTCCTTTGTACTCACATCTACTCACGCCACCGAATGTTGATTCACTCTTTCAGCAGCTAAGCCAAGCTTTCATCAAGTATGCATAA
- a CDS encoding zinc-ribbon domain-containing protein: protein MDFSRQLAIAMQEYGNGWSKRWPEWATGNGKVKACTPIRMKRKIHDFRLKERKIMRLGSFIGGDEKTKHQCLICDHEFLTKPNNITSGGHGCPRCARQRSNLSCRHSQEQYIQNCLELSVRPLEDYQGSGFAILHECIKCGHQWRVTIGNIRHAGGCPECRSQSKLNQSKLNQTIWG from the coding sequence ATGGATTTTTCACGTCAACTCGCAATTGCAATGCAAGAATATGGGAATGGATGGTCGAAGCGGTGGCCCGAATGGGCAACTGGCAATGGGAAAGTAAAAGCATGTACGCCCATACGTATGAAGCGTAAAATTCATGATTTTCGACTGAAAGAACGTAAAATAATGCGCCTCGGCTCATTTATAGGTGGCGATGAGAAAACGAAACATCAATGTCTTATTTGCGATCATGAGTTCCTCACTAAGCCCAATAATATCACCAGTGGTGGGCACGGTTGCCCTCGGTGCGCACGCCAACGCAGTAATCTCAGCTGTCGTCATAGCCAAGAGCAGTATATACAAAACTGTCTAGAGCTTTCCGTTCGCCCTCTTGAAGACTACCAAGGTTCTGGCTTCGCCATTTTGCACGAATGTATAAAGTGTGGGCATCAGTGGCGGGTAACTATCGGGAATATCCGACACGCAGGTGGATGCCCTGAGTGCCGCTCTCAAAGTAAGTTAAATCAAAGTAAGCTAAATCAAACTATTTGGGGATAA
- a CDS encoding MerR family transcriptional regulator: MLNKSRWIEIMKAAGLTDENMKNWHKQFETMEPEAHQAFLESINIDAEEIKTIRHWAQA; this comes from the coding sequence ATGCTAAATAAATCACGCTGGATTGAAATAATGAAAGCCGCAGGTCTTACAGATGAAAACATGAAAAATTGGCATAAACAATTCGAAACAATGGAACCAGAAGCGCACCAAGCATTTTTAGAATCGATAAACATTGATGCTGAAGAGATCAAAACAATTCGTCATTGGGCACAAGCTTAA
- a CDS encoding DMT family transporter, translating into MNSFFRLITLAAIWGGSFLFMRIAANPLGPAVLIEARVGLAAVTLLVIALYLKKQLNMAGNAKHYFTLGLFNTTLPFLLFAYAAQSLDASTLSIFNSTAPIWGAIIGAIWTRTALTKPVLLGLGLGVVGVSVLVGWEAMSIGEDAIFPMMAAIGAAVSYGIATNYAKHAPSVEAFNNAHGSMWASVVLVLPLVFFLPAREAPTSEIATAVILLGVVCTGLAYLLYFRLVSDLGPSSALSVTFLIPVFGILWGHLFLDEAIGFNTVIGSIFVITGTMLVTGFSPRQFFQQKVV; encoded by the coding sequence ATGAACAGCTTTTTTCGATTAATCACGCTAGCGGCAATATGGGGTGGGTCTTTTCTCTTTATGCGCATTGCCGCAAACCCTTTAGGCCCTGCCGTGCTGATTGAGGCGCGAGTCGGATTAGCCGCGGTGACATTATTGGTTATTGCTTTGTATTTAAAAAAACAGCTCAACATGGCGGGGAACGCTAAACATTATTTTACCTTGGGGCTGTTTAATACGACGTTGCCTTTTTTGTTGTTTGCTTATGCTGCACAGTCTTTAGATGCGTCGACTTTGTCGATATTTAATTCCACAGCACCGATTTGGGGCGCCATCATAGGCGCGATTTGGACGCGTACAGCACTTACTAAACCTGTGTTATTGGGGCTAGGGCTTGGTGTCGTTGGTGTCAGTGTCTTGGTGGGCTGGGAAGCCATGAGCATAGGTGAAGATGCCATTTTTCCTATGATGGCAGCCATCGGTGCAGCGGTCAGTTATGGTATTGCCACTAATTATGCGAAACATGCGCCAAGTGTCGAAGCCTTTAATAATGCGCATGGCAGTATGTGGGCTTCGGTGGTACTGGTATTACCGCTTGTTTTCTTCCTGCCAGCCCGAGAAGCGCCAACGTCAGAGATCGCGACGGCAGTTATTCTATTGGGCGTGGTTTGTACGGGGTTAGCGTATTTATTGTATTTCCGTTTAGTCAGTGATTTAGGGCCATCGTCTGCGTTGTCGGTAACATTTCTTATCCCTGTTTTTGGTATCTTATGGGGCCATCTTTTCTTAGATGAAGCGATTGGTTTTAATACTGTTATCGGTTCGATTTTTGTCATAACTGGCACTATGTTAGTGACGGGATTTTCACCACGTCAATTTTTCCAGCAAAAGGTGGTATAA